A single Cottoperca gobio chromosome 5, fCotGob3.1, whole genome shotgun sequence DNA region contains:
- the ddit3 gene encoding DNA damage-inducible transcript 3 protein: MTAEWLHLPPPYPPGVGPLCGAELEAWYEDLQDILGSDTGGAKLARAPTCIEKEPEFLDVLESCSLTWLTDGGQTWGEGVQRTKEEIHNTQPLHHTSSSSSSSSSSSCMSPAVADERRTEAESGRNGDSSTGGGSDLLPPEFFELLSEGGVGMVDPSGAVINGGYYYHHHQHHQANVQPASPSASEEELPCVPDSPSCSSSASQSPSQNCSSPSSPVSSPSAYPSSHLGKRKRTTSERTNSALSSFASSTQHTSSSFSSAKKSRKEKEHENERKVQELTEQNERLKAEIDRLGEEVQRTRRALIERLVNTRK; this comes from the exons ATGACTGCCGAGTGGCTACACCTGCCCCCGCCGTACCCCCCTGGTGTGGGGCCGTTGTGTGGTGCAGAGTTGGAGGCGTGGTATGAGGACCTGCAGGATATTCTGGGCTCCGACACGGGAGGGGCAAAACTGGCACGTGCCCCCACATGCATCGAG AAAGAGCCGGAGTTTCTGGATGTTCTTGAAAGTTGTTCTCTGACGTGGCTGACTGACGGAGGCCAGACATGGGGCGAGGGTGTCCAGAGGACAAAAGAGGAGATCCACAACACTCAGCCTCTGCATCAcacctcctcatcatcatcatcctcttcctcctcctcctgcatgAGTCCAGCTGTTGCAGATGAGCGGCGGACGGAGGCTGAGAGCGGGAGAAATGGAGATAGCTCCACAGGAGGCGGCAGTGATCTGCTGCCTCCAGAGTTTTTCGAGTTGCTGAGTGAAGGAGGAGTGGGAATGGTGGATCCGAGCGGAGCGGTGATCAACGGTGGCTATTATTACCACCACCATCAACACCACCAAGCTAATGTCCAGCCTGCGTCTCCCTCAGCCAGCGAGGAGGAACTTCCCTGTGTCCCTGATTCTCCatcctgctcctcctcagcctcccaGTCGCCATCTCAAAattgttcttctccttcctcaccTGTCTCTTCTCCATCCGCCTATCCGTCCTCCCACCTGGGAAAACGCAAGAGGACCACAAGCGAGAGGACCAACAGTGCCTTGTCCTCTTTTGCCTCCTCCACGCAGCACACATCCTCATCCTTCTCATCTGCCAAAAAGAGTCGCAAAGAAAAAGAGCACGAGAACGAGAGGAAGGTACAGGAGCTGACTGAGCAGAACGAGCGCTTGAAAGCGGAGATTGACAGGCTGGGAGAGGAGGTACAGAGGACACGTAGAGCCCTGATAGAGAGACTAGTCAACaccagaaaatga